A window of the Brassica napus cultivar Da-Ae chromosome C5, Da-Ae, whole genome shotgun sequence genome harbors these coding sequences:
- the LOC106436126 gene encoding putative F-box/LRR-repeat protein At3g18150, which translates to MTENMKIKGAEDLISNLPDGILQHMLCLIPIKLAMSTSLLSRRWRHVWCEKPSITLGGDTLTAASINETLARYTAPKKKSFDLLITPITKEKIPYLDRWIKFATSHNVENLSLNFSHYYKLPDFFYNSSYFKQLNIYSHTIVPFKCTVSWTSLHKLSLSCCSLSDKSMAKILSGCPVLENLTLYHCGKLKVIDLTKSLRLKTLVVDRNVMVPEGPTKIVAPHIHYLRLLDSRPSCTLVDVASLTEAKLDVCYALSTSYFKSKADFLQDMVLKMLEKLQNAEKLTFGGNFVKILSLVEIRGVSFPMLKVKSLILDTVIYQYVIPGIQRLLQNSPDLEKLIVRGRTCSTIPEEHLDQYLKSLSLNPDQWWRSKDGFSLNNSCWNLQSKKLDKRVVLSGERYLKFNFKEHSLP; encoded by the exons atgaccgAAAACATGAAGATCAAAGGAGCCGAAGACTTGATCAGCAATTTACCAGATGGGATCCTCCAACACATGCTCTGCTTAATTCCGATCAAACTGGCCATGTCTACATCCCTCTTGTCTAGACGATGGAGGCATGTATGGTGCGAGAAACCTTCTATCACCTTAGGTGGCGATACACTGACTGCCGCTTCAATAAATGAAACCCTAGCTCGCTATACAGCCCCGAAGAAAAAGAGTTTTGACCTCCTAATAACACCTATTACGAAGGAGAAAATACCATACCTAGACAGGTGGATCAAGTTTGCCACGTCACACAACGTTGAGAATCTCTCCCTGAATTTCTCtc ATTATTATAAGCTTCCAGATTTCTTCTACAACAGTTCTTATTTCAAGCAACTCAACATCTATTCTCATACGATTGTTCCTTTCAAGTGCACTGTCTCTTGGACTTCTTTGCACAAGTTATCCTTGAGTTGTTGTAGTCTCTCAGATAAATCCATGGCCAAGATTCTATCCGGTTGTCCTGTTCTCGAAAACTTAACGTTGTATCACTGCGGTAAACTAAAGGTTATTGATCTCACCAAATCCTTACGTCTGAAAACACTAGTTGTAGACCGTAACGTGATGGTTCCGGAGGGGCCAACGAAGATTGTGGCACCACACATCCATTATCTCAGATTGTTAGACTCTCGGCCATCATGTACTTTGGTTGATGTCGCTTCTTTAACCGAAGCTAAACTGGACGTTTGCTATGCCCTAAGTACCTCTTACTTCAAGTCCAAGGCTGATTTTCTCCAAGACATGGTGCTAAAAATGCTAGAAAAGTTACAAAACGCTGAGAAGCTTACGTTTGGTGGAAACTTTGTTAAG ATTTTATCTCTTGTTGAGATTCGTGGTGTTTCTTTCCCGATGCTCAAGGTCAAATCACTGATTCTTGATACAGTGATCTATCAGTATGTTATTCCTGGTATACAAAGGCTGTTACAAAACTCACCTGATTTAGAGAAGCTAATAGTACGTGGAAGGACTTGCAGCACCATACCG GAGGAGCATCTTGACCAATATTTGAAATCACTATCCTTGAATCCAGATCAATGGTGGAGATCAAAAGATGGTTTCTCTTTGAATAATTCTTGTTGGAATTTACAATCAAAGAAATTAGATAAGAGGGTCGTATTGTCGGGTGAACGTTACcttaagtttaattttaaagagCACTCTCTCCCATAA